A single Uloborus diversus isolate 005 chromosome 7, Udiv.v.3.1, whole genome shotgun sequence DNA region contains:
- the LOC129226877 gene encoding uncharacterized protein CG3556-like translates to MLDPEEETDIEFTAPSTESFVNEIEYEVENEVFGSQSNDSCPQIPAGGMEWLLHVWNPDLGWKSETPRAIIAMAVNGWLDKDDVTIKQMELQLDLEITKFLLRSGNFALEPTRLAMYIQALVALNRNPRNFHGFDLVERLLSNVKGSRLLHPFVVLALCNVQAVDYEHLKAITRYTQHINIEDKNNTEFKSIALKALSCANSLGKHFDFSGFIKTAYDCLMNQQKPDGTFGNIYTTALAIQALIACKTDKPWKKEDALNRLREMSLKEQSVYGVYSAELALKADIYPFVKDIHQQPPFSPPQALHGNRIHYTLRNDRRSEVELTISINVPDGSTLFDLMSSSANADANFKFSFYLDSDERPHIFEVNGVPNDAEENFYWRLCRQKRMPGKSNGSMLQTVLNAPTVEKVDPEHHIVLWYRNANCEVLNSH, encoded by the exons ATGTTAG atcCAGAGGAAGAAACAGATATCGAATTCACAGCACCTTCTACCGAGAGTTTCGTAAATGAAATAGAATATGAAGTAGAAAATGAAGTTTTCGGAAGTCAATCAAATGATTCTTGTCCTCAAATCCCTGCTGGAGGTATGGAATGGCTTCTTCATGTCTGGAATCCTGATCTAGGATGGAAATCGGAAACTCCTCGTGCAATCATAGCAATGGCAGTTAACGGGTGGCTTGACAAAGACGATGTAACAATTAAACAAATGGAATTGCAACTAGATTTGGAAATAACAAAATTTCTGCTCAG GTCTGGCAATTTTGCTTTGGAGCCTACACGGTTAGCAATGTACATCCAGGCACTAGTAGCTTTGAACAGGAATCCTAGAAACTTCCATGGATTCGACCTGGTTGAAAGACTTCTTTCAAATGTTAAAGGATCGAGACTACTTCATCCTTTTGTGGTGCTGGCACTCTGCAATGTCCAAGCAGTAGATTATGAACATTTGAAAGCCATTACAAGATATACGCAGCATATTAATATCGAAGACAAGAACAATACAG aatttaaatctaTTGCACTGAAAGCTTTGTCCTGTGCAAACAGTCTCGGAAAACATTTCGACTTCTCTGGATTTATTAAAACAGCTTATGATTGTCTAATGAATCAACAAAAGCCAGATGGAACTTTCGGAAACATTTACACAACAGCTCTTGCCATCCAa GCTTTGATTGCTTGTAAAACTGATAAACCATGGAAGAAGGAAGATGCGTTAAATAGACTAAGGGAGATGTCTTTAAAAGAGCAGAGTGTTTATGGTGTCTACAGTGCAGAGCTGGCTTTGAAAGCAGACATATATCCATTTGTTAAAGACATTCATCAGCAGCCTCCATTCA GTCCTCCTCAAGCACTACATGGAAATCGCATTCATTACACTTTGCGAAACGACAGACGTTCTGAGGTAGAACTGACTATCTCTATCAATGTCCCGGATGGTTCCACTTTGTTCGATCTCATGAGCTCAAGTGCAAACGCAGATGCTAACTTCAA ATTCTCTTTCTACTTGGATTCGGACGAACGTCCTCATATTTTCGAAGTAAATGGAGTTCCGAATGATGCCGAAGAAAACTTCTATTGGAGACTTTGTCGACAGAAGCGAATGCCTGGGAAAAGCAATGGTTCTATGCTTCAAACCGTACTTAATG CACCTACTGTGGAAAAAGTAGACCCGGAGCATCATATAGTTCTGTGGTACAGAAATGCTAACTGTGAAGTTCTCAACAGCCATTAG